In one window of Streptomyces sp. FXJ1.172 DNA:
- a CDS encoding NAD-dependent epimerase/dehydratase family protein → MRVLLIGANGYIGRFVADRLLADPAVQLTALGRGDDADVRFDLATGSPGALTRFLDAVHPGVVVNCAGATRGGARELTRHNTVAVATVCEALRRSGCGARLVQIGCGSEYGPSQPGSSTAEDAVPRPGGPYGVSKLAATELVLGSGLDAVVLRVFSPAGPGTPAGSPLGRLAEAMRRAMQSGDGELKLGGLGVQRDFIDVRDVARAVHAASLSAAQGVINIGSGRAVRLRDAAAVLARVAGYGGALHELDAPPGPLRSAIGHPRTDSDHAAPVAYPYPDGCGSWQQADVRTARDRLGWRPRINLEESLADIWMEAACRI, encoded by the coding sequence ATGAGGGTCCTGCTGATCGGAGCCAACGGATACATCGGCCGCTTCGTCGCCGACCGCCTGCTCGCCGACCCGGCCGTCCAGCTCACCGCGCTCGGCCGCGGCGACGACGCCGACGTCCGCTTCGACCTCGCCACCGGCAGCCCGGGCGCTCTCACCCGCTTCCTCGACGCGGTCCATCCCGGCGTCGTCGTCAACTGCGCGGGCGCCACCCGCGGCGGCGCCCGCGAACTCACCCGGCACAACACCGTCGCCGTCGCCACCGTCTGCGAGGCCCTGCGCCGCAGCGGCTGCGGCGCCCGGCTGGTGCAGATCGGCTGCGGCTCGGAGTACGGCCCCAGCCAGCCGGGCTCCTCGACGGCCGAGGACGCGGTGCCCCGCCCCGGCGGCCCGTACGGCGTCAGCAAGCTCGCCGCGACCGAACTGGTCCTCGGCTCGGGCCTGGACGCCGTCGTGCTGCGCGTCTTCTCCCCGGCCGGCCCCGGCACCCCGGCCGGCTCGCCGCTGGGCCGCCTCGCCGAGGCCATGCGCCGAGCCATGCAGTCCGGCGACGGCGAACTCAAACTCGGCGGGCTCGGCGTCCAGCGCGACTTCATCGACGTACGCGATGTCGCGCGCGCCGTGCACGCCGCCTCGCTCTCCGCCGCGCAGGGCGTCATCAACATCGGCTCCGGCCGCGCCGTCCGCCTCCGCGACGCCGCCGCCGTACTCGCCCGGGTCGCCGGATACGGCGGCGCCCTGCACGAACTCGACGCCCCGCCCGGGCCGCTGCGCAGCGCCATCGGCCACCCCCGCACCGACTCCGACCACGCGGCCCCGGTCGCCTACCCGTACCCGGACGGCTGCGGCAGCTGGCAGCAGGCCGACGTGCGCACCGCGCGGGACCGGCTCGGCTGGCGGCCCCGCATCAACCTCGAAGAATCCCTGGCCGACATCTGGATGGAGGCGGCATGCCGCATCTGA